The nucleotide window ACATATGGGCGTATCCGGAAAGCCGGTACCGCTTCCCCGTGAGGCAAAGTGACCACCTCTATCTTCTCGACCTCTGCCAATACATCATAGTTCTTCTCGTTCAGGTTCAGGGAAAAGGACACCTTTTCCCCCGCTTGAACGGGTCTTGTCATGAAATAACAGATCAGGCTGAGCGGATCCTGCACTTTTTCCCTTATCGGGCATTCCTTTACGGACCCATCCGTCAAGTTAGTGTATACCGCCGTCAAGGCCTTCATATCATACTCTACGATCACATGCTTTCGATAGCTGCCTTCTTTACGGTCCGCTTCGTATCTCGCGCTGATGAAGTCGGTCTTGTCCACATACGATATATAGACATCTTCGACCCTGTATATCTTCGACAAGAACTCATTGGACTCCGTAACGAGCTTTATCACCA belongs to Candidatus Omnitrophota bacterium and includes:
- a CDS encoding DUF3108 domain-containing protein — translated: MRRFQLITYMLVVALLAGCVSTGGISGINRHKGISEKQAFSDISVETPFPVDKKFTYLVAWNGIPVGRVMAWTEGVMTYMDREVLVIKLVTESNEFLSKIYRVEDVYISYVDKTDFISARYEADRKEGSYRKHVIVEYDMKALTAVYTNLTDGSVKECPIREKVQDPLSLICYFMTRPVQAGEKVSFSLNLNEKNYDVLAEVEKIEVVTLPHGEAVPAFRIRPYVELDGKRYEKGRAWGYVSADSRRYPLYGIVKIPFGKVTASLVSVEDVATNNIRR